One region of Mucilaginibacter gotjawali genomic DNA includes:
- the dprA gene encoding DNA-processing protein DprA: protein MSQLHQVALTLLNNIGPSLAKLLVSHFGDAENVFNAPNYKLLRVPGIGEKTISQLNFKESLTKAEAELKFVEKNGIDIIFYTDGRYPKRLKNCNDSPILLFSKGNANLNMQHVISIVGTRNATEYGKHLCRELVEELKQYNILIVSGLALGIDVTAHKECVKLNVPTVGVLGHGLDRMYPSQNRATAEKMLDNGGLLSEYLSGTIPDRENFPQRNRIVAGMADATVVIEAGIKGGALITAEIANSYNRDVFAFPGRVGDDYSEGCNFLIRNNKAALLTCVADLAYSLGWEKADNLKPAEQFMLPIDLSAEEQLIFDILKQSSTPVAIDDLTIKANLPTSLLAMNLLNMEMQGYIRSLPGKTYCIS, encoded by the coding sequence ATGTCACAATTGCACCAGGTTGCGTTAACGCTTTTAAATAATATAGGCCCATCACTGGCAAAACTATTGGTTAGTCATTTTGGCGATGCCGAAAATGTTTTTAACGCACCTAACTATAAATTGCTGCGTGTACCGGGTATCGGCGAGAAGACCATCAGCCAGCTTAACTTTAAGGAATCGCTTACCAAAGCCGAAGCAGAATTAAAATTTGTGGAAAAGAACGGGATAGATATTATTTTTTATACGGATGGCAGGTATCCCAAACGCCTGAAAAACTGCAATGATTCGCCGATTTTGTTATTCTCGAAGGGGAATGCCAATTTAAACATGCAGCATGTTATAAGTATTGTTGGCACCCGTAACGCCACCGAATATGGCAAACACCTGTGCCGTGAGCTGGTAGAAGAGCTAAAGCAATACAATATACTCATAGTAAGCGGTTTGGCTTTGGGGATTGATGTTACAGCGCACAAAGAGTGCGTAAAGCTGAATGTACCGACCGTAGGCGTACTGGGGCATGGGCTCGACAGGATGTATCCGAGCCAGAACAGGGCAACAGCCGAAAAAATGCTTGATAACGGCGGATTATTATCTGAATACCTATCGGGCACCATCCCCGACAGGGAAAACTTCCCGCAACGCAACCGCATTGTTGCCGGCATGGCAGATGCAACGGTGGTGATTGAAGCCGGGATAAAAGGTGGCGCATTAATTACAGCGGAAATTGCCAACTCCTATAACCGGGATGTGTTTGCCTTCCCGGGCAGGGTAGGAGACGATTACTCCGAGGGATGTAACTTCCTGATCCGTAATAATAAAGCAGCACTGCTTACCTGTGTGGCAGACCTGGCATATAGCCTGGGATGGGAAAAAGCAGATAACCTGAAACCAGCGGAACAATTTATGCTGCCGATAGATCTTTCGGCGGAAGAGCAATTGATATTTGATATTTTGAAACAAAGCAGCACACCTGTTGCTATTGACGACCTCACCATAAAAGCCAATTTACCTACAAGCTTACTTGCAATGAACCTTTTAAACATGGAAATGCAGGGGTATATCAGGTCGTTGCCTGGGAAAACGTATTGCATTAGTTAA
- a CDS encoding BlaI/MecI/CopY family transcriptional regulator, with translation MHIKELTKAEEQVMQILWQLKEAIVKDIIEEMPEPKPAYNTVSTVVRVLEGKGFIDHKAYGNSHVYFPAVQEADYKKFTFDKMMKNYFNNSYQSLVSFIADEKKLDLNELDELTQLLNNLKNERS, from the coding sequence ATGCATATTAAAGAATTAACAAAAGCCGAAGAGCAGGTAATGCAAATTTTATGGCAATTAAAGGAAGCCATTGTGAAAGACATCATTGAGGAAATGCCTGAACCAAAGCCTGCCTATAACACCGTTTCAACCGTGGTAAGGGTATTGGAGGGCAAAGGATTTATCGACCATAAAGCCTATGGCAACTCCCACGTTTACTTTCCGGCGGTGCAGGAGGCTGATTATAAAAAGTTTACGTTTGATAAGATGATGAAAAACTATTTCAACAACTCTTACCAAAGCCTGGTATCCTTTATTGCCGATGAAAAAAAGCTTGACCTGAATGAACTTGATGAATTAACCCAATTGTTAAACAACCTTAAAAACGAAAGATCATGA
- a CDS encoding SixA phosphatase family protein, with the protein MMKKLILIRHAKAEKDSFGKDFDRPLKYPGIQDARFMADRLKEKAIIPQLIVTSPALRTKTTAEIFADTFHLPDPTTKKSIYEASREAWLKVINGLPDEYDTIAVVGHNPGVAEILRYLTGEGREVHTSTTALVEFDIDNWAEVTGDTGKLVFYSSPKE; encoded by the coding sequence ATGATGAAAAAATTGATCCTGATACGGCATGCCAAAGCGGAAAAAGATTCGTTCGGGAAGGATTTTGACAGGCCCCTAAAATACCCAGGTATCCAGGATGCAAGGTTTATGGCCGATCGTCTTAAAGAAAAGGCGATTATACCCCAACTTATCGTAACCAGCCCGGCTTTACGTACCAAAACCACTGCTGAAATATTTGCCGATACTTTTCATTTGCCCGATCCAACTACCAAAAAATCAATTTACGAAGCCAGCAGGGAAGCCTGGTTGAAAGTAATCAACGGATTGCCAGATGAATATGATACCATAGCCGTTGTGGGGCATAATCCCGGCGTTGCCGAAATTTTGAGATATTTAACCGGCGAAGGCAGGGAAGTGCATACTTCTACCACGGCCCTGGTTGAATTTGACATTGATAATTGGGCTGAAGTAACCGGGGATACTGGTAAACTGGTTTTTTATAGTTCGCCAAAGGAGTAG
- a CDS encoding bifunctional heptose 7-phosphate kinase/heptose 1-phosphate adenyltransferase translates to MQNLVALGAQVSVAGVIGIDASGRQLIEIMAGEGVKTDTIVEDGSRSTTIKTRILVGSHQLVRVDREVTEPIAAELEEKLIAGIVANINSADIVLLSDYNKGLFAPGLTQRIINIANEHQKKVVIDPKGLNYEKYKGAFIIKPNRKELAEAAKTEKISNLADLENAAKTIFLQTGTDYLIVTLSEEGMAIITEQSSKLMPVKATEVFDVTGAGDTVIAVIAYFTALGLSVEEACELANHAAANVVKHVGSATTTIDEIIKDMEGY, encoded by the coding sequence GTGCAAAACCTGGTGGCTTTGGGAGCACAGGTATCGGTTGCCGGCGTTATCGGTATTGATGCCTCCGGCAGGCAACTGATTGAAATAATGGCAGGCGAGGGTGTTAAAACTGACACGATTGTTGAAGATGGTTCACGTTCCACCACCATAAAAACCCGCATATTGGTGGGCAGTCATCAATTGGTGAGGGTTGACAGGGAAGTTACTGAACCTATTGCTGCTGAACTGGAAGAAAAACTGATTGCCGGCATTGTCGCAAATATTAATAGCGCAGATATTGTATTGTTATCAGATTATAACAAGGGATTGTTTGCGCCCGGACTTACTCAACGAATTATAAATATTGCCAATGAGCATCAAAAGAAAGTAGTAATTGATCCAAAAGGATTGAATTATGAGAAATATAAAGGTGCCTTCATTATCAAGCCAAACCGTAAGGAACTGGCGGAAGCTGCCAAAACAGAGAAAATAAGCAACCTTGCCGACCTGGAAAATGCAGCGAAAACCATTTTCCTGCAAACAGGTACCGATTACCTCATTGTAACGCTGTCTGAAGAAGGTATGGCGATTATTACCGAGCAAAGCAGTAAACTAATGCCCGTAAAGGCTACCGAAGTTTTTGATGTAACCGGCGCAGGTGATACCGTAATTGCCGTAATTGCCTATTTTACAGCGCTTGGCTTATCCGTTGAAGAAGCCTGCGAACTTGCCAACCACGCCGCAGCAAATGTAGTAAAGCATGTGGGCAGCGCAACAACTACTATTGATGAGATCATCAAAGATATGGAAGGGTATTAG
- a CDS encoding glycosyltransferase family 9 protein: MKILVIRFSSMGDIIYTTPVVRCLKKQLPNAEIHFLTKPAFKYIYDNNPYVDKLLLLKDKLAGTINEIKAEKYDYIIDLHNNLRTTLIKFNVRVKSSTYKKQRIQKWLSLKFKLKLVPPVHLVDRYLKTVAFLGVKNDEQPIDYYIKADHKLSKLLPPSYRDGYIAFIIGATHFTKRMPNSKIISICNQLKHPVVLLGGNDVKANGDEIAAQSDNVYNACGITTLDESVFLVSKAKSVIGFDTGLTHIAEAFDVPIASVWGGTVPELLGVQPYKVKEVLIAGIDLDCRPCSRFGLEKCPLGHFKCMNDMPERPIVDFADR, translated from the coding sequence ATGAAGATTTTGGTGATCAGGTTCAGTTCAATGGGCGATATCATTTACACAACGCCCGTAGTGCGCTGCCTTAAGAAGCAATTACCTAATGCCGAAATTCACTTTTTAACCAAACCCGCGTTTAAATACATCTATGATAACAACCCCTATGTGGATAAATTGCTGTTATTAAAGGATAAGCTTGCCGGTACTATTAATGAGATAAAAGCAGAAAAATACGATTATATCATTGATCTGCATAATAACCTGCGTACAACGCTGATCAAATTCAATGTGCGGGTTAAATCATCCACCTATAAAAAACAGCGGATACAAAAGTGGCTGAGTTTAAAATTCAAACTAAAACTGGTACCGCCGGTGCATTTGGTCGACCGTTATTTAAAAACGGTTGCATTTTTAGGGGTTAAAAATGATGAACAGCCCATTGATTATTATATCAAAGCCGATCATAAATTAAGTAAATTACTGCCGCCATCCTACCGGGATGGCTATATTGCTTTCATTATAGGGGCCACGCATTTTACCAAAAGAATGCCCAACAGCAAGATCATCAGCATATGCAATCAGCTAAAGCACCCGGTTGTTTTGCTTGGCGGAAATGACGTGAAAGCAAATGGCGATGAAATTGCCGCTCAGTCAGATAATGTTTATAATGCCTGTGGCATCACTACCCTTGACGAATCCGTATTCCTGGTATCAAAGGCAAAAAGTGTGATAGGTTTCGATACCGGATTAACCCATATTGCCGAAGCATTTGATGTTCCTATTGCTTCTGTTTGGGGTGGCACGGTGCCCGAACTATTAGGTGTTCAGCCATATAAAGTAAAAGAAGTGCTGATTGCCGGGATCGATCTTGATTGTCGCCCATGCTCCAGGTTCGGGTTGGAAAAATGTCCGCTCGGGCATTTTAAGTGCATGAATGATATGCCTGAGAGGCCTATTGTTGATTTTGCCGACCGGTAA
- a CDS encoding D-sedoheptulose 7-phosphate isomerase, translating to MVIKELKDHQQVIQKVIDHLGGDIEAACMMITAVIQKGNKVLLAGNGGSAADAQHIAAELSGRFVKERRALPGIALTVDTSALTAIANDYGYEHVFSRQVEALAQPGDLFIGISTSGNSQGILNAFEAATKLGCKTLGLSGRDGGKMNDLCELNIVVPSNITARIQEMHILIGHILCKAVDDLF from the coding sequence ATGGTTATAAAAGAATTAAAAGATCATCAGCAGGTAATCCAAAAAGTGATTGACCATTTGGGTGGTGATATTGAAGCAGCTTGTATGATGATCACTGCTGTAATTCAAAAGGGCAATAAGGTGTTGCTGGCAGGCAATGGCGGCAGCGCTGCTGATGCACAACACATTGCAGCGGAATTGAGCGGAAGGTTTGTGAAAGAACGACGCGCTTTACCCGGTATCGCTTTAACAGTTGATACTTCTGCCCTAACCGCTATTGCCAATGATTACGGTTACGAACACGTATTTTCGCGGCAGGTAGAAGCGCTGGCGCAACCCGGTGACCTGTTTATCGGCATTTCAACAAGCGGCAACAGCCAGGGTATTTTAAATGCTTTTGAAGCAGCTACCAAACTGGGTTGCAAAACTTTAGGCTTATCCGGCAGGGATGGCGGCAAGATGAATGACCTATGCGAATTAAACATTGTAGTCCCATCGAATATCACCGCCAGGATACAGGAAATGCATATTTTAATTGGGCATATCCTGTGCAAGGCGGTTGATGATTTATTTTAG
- a CDS encoding adenylyltransferase/cytidyltransferase family protein, protein MRTDIENTLLNKILDLPSIKNHVLTWQAEGQKVVFTNGVFDLLHIGHLTYMAKAAELGDKLIIGLNSDASVKRIKGDDRPVNDQNSRAALLAALFLLTRSPFLRKIPLQISSKHYCLIYW, encoded by the coding sequence ATGCGCACCGATATAGAAAACACCCTTTTAAATAAGATATTGGATCTTCCCTCTATCAAAAACCATGTGCTTACCTGGCAGGCTGAAGGGCAAAAGGTTGTTTTTACCAACGGCGTTTTCGACCTGCTGCACATTGGCCATCTTACTTATATGGCAAAGGCAGCGGAGTTGGGCGACAAACTGATCATCGGCCTAAACTCGGATGCTTCGGTAAAGCGTATTAAAGGTGATGACCGGCCTGTAAACGACCAGAATAGCCGTGCAGCACTATTGGCAGCTTTATTTTTGTTGACGCGATCACCATTTTTGAGGAAAATACCCCTGCAGATCTCATCAAAACATTACTGCCTGATATACTGGTAA